A DNA window from Candidatus Bodocaedibacter vickermanii contains the following coding sequences:
- a CDS encoding RsmE family RNA methyltransferase — protein MARHIPRLYVGAYTLSNNQMIALVDDQYHYLMHVLRIQPGAKVILFNESDGEWSCSVDSISKTIVKLRADQHLRSCARLPETHLYFAPLRKERLMDILEKGTELGVTHFHPIITDHTVHGRLNMEKLEIYIQDAAEQCGRCDMPQLLPPAGILNILNEWNDTTPLFWALEAETLPPLGLSCPTHPAHLAVGPEGGWSEAEKQRFRDLTFVKPFSLGSLTLRAETAAIASLALINYLRTLG, from the coding sequence ATGGCTCGACATATTCCAAGGTTATATGTTGGTGCATATACCCTATCGAACAACCAAATGATTGCGCTGGTTGATGATCAATACCATTATCTAATGCATGTTCTGCGGATTCAGCCCGGAGCAAAAGTAATATTGTTTAATGAGTCGGACGGCGAGTGGTCGTGCAGTGTCGATTCTATCTCTAAAACCATTGTTAAGTTGCGGGCAGATCAACACTTGCGATCGTGTGCGCGACTTCCTGAAACACATTTATATTTTGCGCCCCTTCGCAAAGAGCGACTAATGGATATTTTGGAAAAAGGCACCGAGTTGGGTGTGACGCATTTTCACCCCATCATCACCGATCACACAGTGCATGGTCGATTGAATATGGAAAAATTAGAAATTTACATTCAAGATGCAGCAGAGCAATGCGGTCGGTGTGATATGCCGCAGTTGTTGCCACCTGCTGGAATATTAAATATTCTTAATGAATGGAACGACACCACACCGCTGTTTTGGGCGCTTGAAGCAGAGACGTTGCCCCCTCTTGGGTTATCCTGTCCAACACATCCAGCGCACCTTGCGGTGGGCCCCGAGGGTGGGTGGTCAGAGGCTGAAAAGCAACGTTTCCGGGATCTGACGTTCGTCAAGCCGTTTAGCCTTGGCAGCTTAACGCTTAGAGCCGAAACAGCAGCCATCGCAAGCCTTGCATTAATCAACTATCTTCGAACCCTTGGGTAG